A region from the Phycisphaerales bacterium genome encodes:
- a CDS encoding glycosyltransferase family 39 protein produces MSHTPRRGALLLLAVCLLAFVPGLFTNPPIDRDEPRFTQASRQMYNSPDASGWIVPMVQDRPRLNKPPLIYWLQAGTAAALTGDIGPNATRDAIWMYRLPSAIAGIVAVFATWRLGRRLGTIAAHRSGANVDSRGHADATGLLAALFVAVSPVISWEARQGRADMVLVGVTTAALLFLWRVFEHRGTWRGVRDAIVLWLLVGIGIMTKGPVTPMVVVLGAIAFSIASREWRWWRTLGPWWGVPLACAVALPWVLLVVREIGFDEYWKTIRAETIGRAGSAAEGHGGFPGYHILLMPLVLGAGSIFAGWGIVRAARGMWRREAELDVSLVWCASMVLPSWIVFEISSTKLPHYTMPLLSVLAIVSAMLVVRVACDGVVVPNAAAWLARAWGVMMGVMAMLPALAATAWVWWSWSDASASARSIGIATIVLCAGAGVFVAHGVIRSTRSRAWLHASVAGVSCGIVLAAGVGVVIPQITIARTSERLVRAMPPIDPTHSRPLACVRGGHEDRPGLPRLEYGYDEDSLIFLTRGRCERLWRQEWKAWAKAHPDGILFLERNVADDDELHQASLRIVDRVLGFNYSKGRFVEVLVVEREP; encoded by the coding sequence ATGTCGCACACGCCCCGACGCGGTGCGCTGCTGCTGCTTGCCGTGTGTCTCCTGGCGTTCGTGCCGGGTTTGTTCACTAACCCACCGATCGATCGCGACGAGCCTCGATTCACGCAGGCGAGCCGGCAGATGTACAACTCGCCGGATGCTTCGGGGTGGATCGTGCCGATGGTGCAGGACCGCCCGCGCCTGAACAAACCGCCACTCATCTATTGGCTCCAAGCGGGGACGGCCGCGGCGCTGACGGGCGATATCGGGCCGAACGCGACGCGCGACGCGATCTGGATGTATCGCCTGCCCTCGGCGATCGCGGGGATCGTCGCCGTCTTCGCGACGTGGCGATTGGGAAGGCGGCTGGGCACGATCGCGGCACACCGATCGGGCGCGAACGTCGACAGCCGCGGGCATGCAGACGCCACGGGGCTCCTCGCCGCGCTCTTTGTCGCTGTTTCACCGGTGATCTCGTGGGAGGCAAGGCAAGGCCGGGCGGACATGGTGCTCGTCGGCGTGACGACCGCCGCGCTCCTGTTCCTGTGGCGGGTCTTCGAGCATCGTGGCACTTGGCGCGGCGTGCGCGACGCGATCGTGCTCTGGCTGCTCGTGGGTATCGGTATTATGACCAAGGGTCCGGTGACGCCGATGGTTGTTGTACTTGGGGCGATCGCGTTCTCGATCGCGTCGCGCGAGTGGCGCTGGTGGCGGACGCTCGGACCCTGGTGGGGCGTGCCGCTCGCGTGTGCCGTCGCGCTGCCGTGGGTGCTGCTGGTCGTGCGCGAGATCGGGTTTGATGAGTACTGGAAGACGATCCGTGCGGAGACGATCGGTCGGGCGGGGAGCGCGGCGGAGGGCCACGGCGGCTTCCCGGGATACCACATTCTGCTCATGCCTCTCGTGCTGGGCGCGGGGTCGATCTTCGCCGGGTGGGGAATTGTGCGTGCGGCCCGCGGCATGTGGCGTCGTGAGGCCGAGTTGGACGTGTCCTTGGTGTGGTGCGCTTCGATGGTGCTGCCATCGTGGATTGTCTTCGAGATCTCGAGCACGAAACTCCCCCACTACACCATGCCGCTGTTGTCGGTGCTGGCGATCGTGAGCGCGATGTTGGTGGTGCGGGTGGCGTGTGACGGGGTTGTTGTGCCGAACGCGGCGGCGTGGCTCGCTCGTGCGTGGGGCGTGATGATGGGCGTGATGGCGATGCTCCCCGCGCTCGCCGCGACGGCGTGGGTGTGGTGGAGTTGGTCCGATGCGTCGGCGTCTGCCAGGTCGATCGGGATCGCGACGATCGTGCTCTGTGCGGGCGCGGGAGTGTTCGTGGCACACGGCGTGATCCGGAGCACTCGATCGCGGGCGTGGCTCCATGCCTCGGTCGCGGGCGTTTCGTGCGGGATTGTCCTCGCGGCGGGTGTGGGCGTGGTCATTCCCCAGATCACGATCGCAAGGACGAGCGAAAGACTCGTGCGTGCCATGCCGCCGATTGATCCAACCCACTCTCGACCGCTCGCGTGCGTGCGAGGGGGGCACGAGGATCGCCCGGGACTCCCCCGTCTTGAATACGGCTACGACGAGGACAGCCTGATCTTCCTTACGCGCGGGCGCTGCGAGCGCCTGTGGCGACAGGAATGGAAGGCTTGGGCAAAGGCCCATCCCGACGGCATCCTCTTCCTCGAACGGAACGTCGCCGACGACGATGAACTCCACCAGGCCTCGCTCCGCATCGTCGATCGCGTGCTAGGGTTCAACTACTCCAAGGGGCGATTCGTTGAGGTGCTCGTGGTGGAGCGGGAGCCATGA